One Pyrofollis japonicus DNA window includes the following coding sequences:
- the hypB gene encoding hydrogenase nickel incorporation protein HypB produces MVKKVVFLGKDVIAENERLAQKLRELYDKYGVTVYEFLGGPGSGKTSIIERLIPVMRRDYPAERMLYVGGDVATTLDTERIARLGVRTIQINTGGTCHLEVPHVEAAIKQLGGEKALEEIDVMIIENVGNLICPFNFPLGAHARIMVVSVAEGEDKFVKHPISTKVSDIIVINKIDLAKAVGVNIENMVRSAREINPKAPIVLASARTGEGIEELYRVMKEYVSRNK; encoded by the coding sequence ATGGTCAAGAAGGTCGTGTTCCTGGGGAAAGACGTTATAGCTGAGAATGAGCGACTAGCCCAGAAGCTGCGAGAACTCTACGACAAGTACGGCGTAACTGTTTACGAGTTCCTCGGTGGACCAGGGAGCGGAAAAACAAGCATAATTGAGCGCTTGATACCGGTAATGAGGCGCGACTACCCCGCAGAGAGGATGCTTTACGTCGGGGGAGACGTCGCTACAACTCTTGATACCGAGAGAATAGCGAGACTCGGGGTGAGAACTATTCAGATAAATACTGGAGGCACGTGTCATCTCGAGGTGCCACATGTAGAGGCTGCTATAAAGCAGCTTGGGGGAGAAAAAGCGCTTGAAGAAATCGATGTAATGATTATAGAGAATGTTGGCAACCTGATATGTCCGTTCAATTTCCCCCTAGGCGCACACGCAAGGATAATGGTTGTGAGCGTGGCGGAGGGCGAGGACAAGTTCGTAAAGCACCCTATAAGCACTAAGGTGAGCGACATAATAGTGATAAATAAGATTGACCTCGCCAAAGCGGTTGGAGTAAACATTGAGAATATGGTCAGATCTGCTAGGGAGATAAACCCTAAGGCACCTATAGTGCTTGCTAGTGCTAGGACGGGCGAAGGCATAGAAGAACTATACAGAGTTATGAAAGAGTACGTGTCAAGAAACAAGTAG
- a CDS encoding TIGR00269 family protein — protein MAKCSVCGRPAIYVSRASGLAFCEKHFIEYFGRKVRRTMRKYKMFGPKEHIVVAVSGGKDSMSLLHFLHNLSKRVPGWKVTALLIDEGIKGYREYTIKRFLRFVEENNIDYKIVRFKDEIGYTLDEIVRIGRERGLPYLPCTYCGVFRRYLINKAARELGGTVVATGHNLDDVVQTYLMNIIGNDWAKIVRLGPVSGPATHPKFVRKVKPFYEILEKETTIYAILHGLYDGFEECPYAPLSIRWVVRKMINQLEERSPGAKYSLLRSLETAIELLRKQGYGENEQLYTCAICGEPSAHPICRACQLKLELGILKLSEDRIRSLPPEARRMVELAIERGEGGRK, from the coding sequence GTGGCTAAGTGCTCGGTGTGCGGTAGGCCAGCGATATACGTGTCCCGTGCCTCGGGGCTAGCGTTCTGCGAGAAGCACTTCATAGAGTACTTTGGCCGAAAAGTTCGCAGGACTATGCGGAAGTACAAGATGTTTGGGCCGAAGGAGCACATAGTTGTTGCCGTATCGGGCGGCAAGGACTCTATGTCCCTTCTCCACTTCCTCCACAATCTCTCTAAGCGTGTGCCGGGCTGGAAGGTGACGGCCCTCCTCATAGACGAGGGGATCAAGGGGTATCGGGAGTACACGATTAAGCGCTTCCTGCGCTTCGTGGAGGAGAACAATATCGATTACAAGATAGTCCGGTTCAAAGACGAGATAGGCTATACTCTTGACGAGATAGTGCGCATTGGAAGAGAACGCGGCCTCCCCTACCTGCCGTGCACATACTGCGGCGTGTTCAGAAGGTATCTTATCAATAAGGCTGCACGGGAGCTTGGGGGCACTGTTGTTGCTACGGGGCACAACTTGGACGACGTAGTGCAAACCTACCTCATGAACATTATAGGGAATGATTGGGCCAAGATCGTCCGCCTGGGCCCGGTCTCGGGGCCAGCAACCCACCCCAAGTTCGTGCGCAAAGTCAAGCCATTCTACGAGATACTGGAGAAGGAGACGACAATCTACGCTATACTCCACGGGCTCTACGACGGGTTCGAGGAGTGTCCTTACGCGCCTCTAAGCATACGGTGGGTTGTACGGAAGATGATCAACCAGCTGGAGGAGAGAAGCCCTGGGGCCAAGTACTCGCTTCTCCGTAGCCTTGAGACCGCGATAGAGCTGCTAAGGAAGCAGGGCTATGGTGAAAACGAGCAGCTCTATACCTGCGCAATATGTGGGGAGCCATCAGCTCATCCTATCTGTAGGGCTTGTCAGCTCAAACTAGAGCTAGGAATACTGAAGCTGAGCGAGGATCGAATACGGAGTCTTCCCCCCGAGGCCAGGCGGATGGTTGAGCTAGCCATTGAGCGCGGAGAAGGAGGGAGGAAGTAG
- a CDS encoding nickel-dependent hydrogenase large subunit, translated as MVKREMIIDPITRIEGHLGLRVVVDTDKRRADPDSVRSFVTMFRGFEVFSLGRPPEDLPHITSRICGVCGASHANADVIAADMVYGVAPTPLGVALRNMAFAMTDHIYDHTIILLMLEGPDYSSPVVGLMTPSVYAEARKTLAEHRDIHGFTTIADIMDALTPITGKIWQLAVKFQRLAREAGVLIYGRHSHPSTLIPGGIMTDLTNHEYLLMGYMFRLVKLTAWVKFMYTVLWDLFDFYANKMNYAENGTSYHPDPAKSTVGAIGSGGIFDDPEEYASIGGCGAWDRECSVEWEEFYKGIDKAARKRIVKPGVVLRGKLVTDSYAEYQVSIFEHVQHSFYKDWADKVHELPWYKELEKTGFKDPLGNTLNWGKWDKYTSDILGKTVNAPVFHPWLKVTIPNPEARDWDKKYSWATHVRLVWKDGTIVPFEVGPYARMRVTSLHSFSIGNEKVSFKSGNGVLKVTLPRACTDELPAAVCEEMSFEWKVPEYSSTIYRLWARAFNIMVDVVAAWTNLLKAQEYIAQGKTYASRPWKKPDRITFGVGFTEAPRGTVRHWMVQKSGRVLNIQIHAPTTGNVSPFDKYGRSPFEESAVNTVVTEETKPEDWTGLDYVRAIRSFDPCLACAAHITFVKNGKPIKTVKKMITSTHYS; from the coding sequence ATGGTAAAGCGCGAAATGATAATAGACCCTATAACGCGTATCGAGGGGCACTTGGGGCTTAGAGTAGTTGTTGATACGGATAAGAGGAGAGCAGACCCCGACAGTGTGCGCAGCTTCGTGACGATGTTCCGCGGCTTCGAGGTGTTCTCGCTGGGAAGGCCTCCAGAAGACCTGCCGCACATAACCAGCCGCATCTGTGGCGTCTGTGGCGCGAGCCACGCAAATGCAGACGTGATAGCAGCGGACATGGTGTATGGTGTCGCACCGACGCCGCTAGGCGTAGCGCTTAGGAATATGGCTTTCGCGATGACGGACCACATCTATGACCACACGATAATTCTGCTTATGCTAGAGGGCCCGGACTATAGCAGCCCCGTAGTAGGCCTCATGACTCCCAGCGTCTACGCTGAGGCAAGGAAGACGCTGGCGGAGCATAGAGACATCCACGGCTTCACAACTATAGCGGACATAATGGATGCACTAACCCCGATAACCGGCAAGATATGGCAGCTAGCGGTAAAGTTCCAGCGCCTAGCGAGAGAGGCGGGCGTACTCATCTACGGTAGGCACAGCCACCCATCAACACTCATACCCGGCGGCATTATGACGGACTTGACAAACCACGAATACTTGTTAATGGGCTACATGTTCCGCCTAGTAAAGCTAACAGCATGGGTAAAGTTCATGTACACTGTGCTCTGGGACCTCTTCGACTTCTACGCAAACAAGATGAACTATGCGGAGAACGGTACGAGCTACCACCCAGACCCAGCAAAGTCAACGGTTGGTGCGATTGGTAGTGGCGGCATCTTCGACGACCCAGAGGAGTATGCAAGCATAGGTGGCTGCGGCGCCTGGGACCGAGAATGCAGTGTCGAATGGGAAGAATTCTACAAGGGCATCGACAAGGCCGCTAGGAAGAGAATAGTCAAGCCAGGCGTAGTCCTAAGAGGCAAGCTCGTCACAGACAGTTACGCCGAGTACCAGGTCAGTATATTCGAGCACGTGCAGCACTCCTTCTACAAGGACTGGGCAGACAAGGTCCACGAGCTACCCTGGTACAAGGAGCTAGAGAAGACAGGGTTCAAGGACCCACTAGGCAACACGCTGAACTGGGGCAAGTGGGACAAGTATACTAGCGACATACTCGGAAAGACAGTGAACGCCCCCGTATTCCACCCATGGCTGAAAGTGACGATACCTAACCCAGAGGCAAGGGACTGGGACAAGAAGTACAGCTGGGCAACACACGTACGCCTCGTATGGAAGGACGGTACAATAGTCCCATTCGAAGTAGGTCCATACGCGAGAATGAGGGTGACGAGCCTACACTCGTTCAGCATCGGAAACGAGAAAGTAAGCTTCAAGAGCGGCAACGGAGTCCTCAAGGTAACGCTGCCACGCGCGTGCACGGATGAGCTACCAGCAGCCGTTTGCGAAGAGATGAGCTTCGAGTGGAAAGTACCGGAATACAGCTCTACAATATATCGCCTGTGGGCAAGAGCATTCAACATAATGGTTGACGTGGTTGCTGCCTGGACTAATCTGCTGAAGGCCCAGGAGTACATAGCGCAGGGCAAGACCTATGCAAGCAGGCCCTGGAAGAAACCCGACCGGATAACATTCGGAGTAGGCTTCACAGAAGCCCCCAGAGGAACAGTGAGACACTGGATGGTGCAGAAGAGCGGAAGAGTACTCAACATACAGATCCACGCACCAACAACTGGCAACGTAAGCCCATTCGATAAGTACGGCAGAAGCCCATTCGAGGAAAGCGCAGTCAACACAGTAGTGACCGAAGAAACCAAGCCTGAGGACTGGACCGGCCTCGACTACGTAAGAGCAATCAGAAGCTTCGATCCATGCCTTGCATGCGCGGCACACATAACATTCGTGAAGAACGGCAAACCCATAAAGACCGTGAAGAAGATGATAACTTCAACACACTACAGCTAG
- a CDS encoding NADH-quinone oxidoreductase subunit B family protein has product MTLKLSRRDFLKLAGTTAFFASLDWGKVVKAAVNAAKQGAINIVWFEAQDCAGNTTALIQATEPDLITILGGASHAVGPGTVRLVFHETVMLSWGEKTPSYAEELVKNPEKAKQLIDSLPANDPLRKTLETFVKLGYNPGILLTSPIDILKLASEGKLNPFVLVIEGSIPVDKRILQEHGITDVPDAVDYFCYIGEENGHPISCAEWIRRLLKHAVAVIAVGNCASYGGLIANKVLEKDFMKKMGYDLFEKWGSKGWSYSPTGAVGFFPDKRRGFKGFVDLVPEAEPFRRFVYGQCKLGPGEIRSDCRPAVAVPGCPANGNGQLRVIANMILWALGQLPLPELDEHWRPKYIFGKTVHQQCPRAAWYASGDFRKFPGENTAQCLYAVGCKGPISHCPWNKVGWVNGVGGPTRTGGVCIGCTEPGFTDSFEPFYQKLPYVGASVEELKKDVEIGAATLIAAGVVAGIWAHLRSKAKE; this is encoded by the coding sequence ATGACCTTAAAGCTCTCTAGGAGAGATTTCCTTAAGCTAGCAGGAACCACAGCGTTCTTCGCAAGCCTAGACTGGGGCAAAGTCGTCAAGGCAGCTGTCAACGCTGCCAAGCAGGGAGCAATTAACATAGTCTGGTTCGAGGCCCAGGACTGTGCTGGCAATACTACCGCGCTTATACAGGCTACAGAGCCCGACCTCATAACGATACTCGGCGGTGCCAGCCATGCCGTCGGCCCTGGCACGGTTAGACTCGTGTTTCACGAGACAGTGATGCTGAGCTGGGGCGAAAAGACACCAAGCTACGCAGAGGAGCTGGTAAAGAACCCTGAGAAAGCCAAGCAGCTCATAGACAGCCTACCAGCAAATGATCCTCTCAGAAAGACGCTCGAGACATTCGTAAAGCTGGGCTACAACCCCGGCATATTGCTAACAAGCCCGATAGATATCCTGAAGCTGGCTAGTGAGGGCAAGCTAAACCCGTTCGTCCTAGTAATAGAGGGCAGTATACCAGTTGACAAGAGGATACTACAAGAGCACGGGATAACCGATGTACCGGATGCTGTTGACTACTTCTGCTACATAGGCGAGGAGAACGGGCACCCGATAAGCTGTGCCGAGTGGATAAGGAGGCTGCTAAAGCACGCGGTCGCAGTGATAGCTGTCGGCAACTGTGCGTCCTACGGCGGTCTAATAGCAAACAAGGTACTAGAGAAGGACTTCATGAAAAAGATGGGCTACGATTTGTTCGAGAAATGGGGCTCCAAGGGCTGGAGCTATAGCCCCACCGGCGCCGTGGGCTTCTTCCCCGACAAGAGGAGAGGCTTCAAGGGCTTCGTAGACCTAGTACCCGAGGCAGAGCCGTTCCGCCGATTTGTTTATGGCCAGTGCAAGCTAGGCCCAGGAGAAATTAGGAGTGATTGCCGCCCAGCAGTAGCAGTACCAGGCTGCCCAGCCAACGGCAATGGACAGCTAAGGGTAATCGCCAACATGATCCTATGGGCTCTCGGCCAGCTACCACTACCGGAGCTAGACGAGCACTGGAGACCCAAGTACATATTCGGCAAAACAGTGCACCAGCAGTGTCCGAGAGCTGCATGGTACGCTTCAGGCGACTTTAGAAAGTTCCCGGGTGAAAACACCGCTCAGTGCCTCTACGCGGTCGGCTGCAAGGGCCCCATAAGCCACTGTCCATGGAACAAGGTCGGATGGGTAAACGGTGTAGGCGGCCCCACGAGAACTGGCGGCGTATGTATAGGATGCACGGAGCCAGGCTTCACTGACAGCTTCGAGCCATTCTACCAGAAGCTGCCCTACGTAGGCGCCAGCGTCGAGGAGCTAAAGAAGGACGTAGAAATCGGTGCAGCTACACTGATAGCAGCTGGCGTCGTGGCTGGCATCTGGGCACATCTACGCAGCAAGGCAAAAGAGTAA
- a CDS encoding CopG family ribbon-helix-helix protein, translating into MVVKTGIALPDKVYEELSNIAREMGYGSISKAVRDAVELFIAFNKWWSAKGSVTGTIMVLYPKEASTTERKVIELLGGFSEIIRASIHVPLGEYSLLAILVAGEGSEVKNLYKELTRLDGVLAVQPSLLPLPTGAP; encoded by the coding sequence GTGGTTGTGAAAACAGGTATAGCTCTCCCCGACAAGGTCTACGAGGAGCTTAGCAACATAGCCAGGGAAATGGGGTATGGAAGTATCTCGAAAGCCGTCAGGGACGCTGTTGAGCTATTTATTGCTTTTAACAAGTGGTGGTCCGCAAAGGGCTCAGTTACTGGGACGATAATGGTGCTTTACCCGAAGGAAGCGAGCACTACGGAGAGAAAGGTCATAGAGCTTCTAGGTGGGTTCTCAGAAATAATTCGTGCAAGCATCCACGTTCCTCTCGGCGAATACTCGCTGCTAGCAATACTAGTGGCAGGCGAGGGCTCAGAGGTCAAGAACCTCTATAAGGAGCTTACACGACTTGACGGCGTACTAGCAGTCCAGCCCTCACTCCTACCGCTGCCTACAGGAGCCCCATAG
- a CDS encoding 4Fe-4S ferredoxin yields the protein MSAEKEGGSRMVYRLPRAIDLNAASRLIRDKPKLLIVGRCLEAEKPWVLERFPSDEYAKITVCLEAEHVNHVGFKVAGILARVPFKEVAVVTTDGSMHCVQLHFMVEEIFKIMRLEIPRKHYVVAGNELVEVPAEAVRTARYLSKVAKLLERCADSP from the coding sequence TTGAGCGCGGAGAAGGAGGGAGGAAGTAGGATGGTCTATAGGCTTCCACGCGCTATAGACCTTAATGCCGCGTCACGCCTCATCCGCGACAAGCCCAAGCTACTCATAGTCGGTCGCTGCCTTGAAGCAGAGAAGCCCTGGGTTCTTGAGAGGTTCCCGAGCGACGAGTACGCGAAGATAACCGTCTGCCTTGAGGCAGAGCACGTGAACCACGTCGGGTTCAAGGTTGCGGGCATACTTGCTCGTGTACCCTTCAAGGAGGTCGCAGTGGTTACAACTGATGGCAGTATGCACTGTGTACAACTACACTTCATGGTTGAGGAGATATTCAAGATAATGAGGCTCGAGATACCGAGGAAACACTACGTAGTCGCTGGCAACGAGCTAGTAGAAGTGCCTGCGGAGGCTGTACGCACAGCACGCTACCTCTCGAAGGTAGCAAAGCTACTTGAGCGCTGCGCCGATTCTCCTTAA
- a CDS encoding DUF1646 family protein: protein MELIALNIGQPVISVVATLFAILVAVLVLPLVSRKVEENLEPFFLVMGIIAVTAIYLAGILPGSEVPKLTKSALLAPLMIHGIPIGIAEVVLIAGLAFYYYYRPIYRGIGKLLTRLGLRGFIFIIVLILGLTSSIISVIVAAVIYSEIMAALPLPRSKKVEITVLAAFALGMGAALTPLGEPLATIAVHKLAGPPYHAGFDFLLKTLGDLIIPGVVVVSLYTAIRAGKGFSEKISTDLFDKLEYGETLRSVVMRAVRVYIFVAALELLGTGFTPLVEWYFSKIPAYILYWVNMISAVVDNATLTAAEIGPYLTIDQIRAALIGLLISGGMLIPGNIPNIVAAARLRITSKEWARIGVPFGLALLMVYFIALAIMGAF from the coding sequence ATGGAGCTTATTGCTCTCAACATAGGGCAGCCAGTGATTAGTGTCGTAGCAACGTTGTTCGCAATACTTGTTGCTGTACTCGTTCTTCCCCTTGTTTCCAGAAAGGTTGAGGAGAATCTTGAGCCCTTCTTCCTCGTCATGGGTATTATAGCTGTAACAGCTATTTATCTCGCAGGAATATTGCCGGGAAGCGAGGTACCCAAGCTCACTAAAAGCGCCCTCTTAGCACCACTCATGATACATGGAATCCCAATAGGTATAGCTGAAGTAGTGCTTATCGCTGGGCTGGCTTTCTATTACTATTATCGCCCAATATACCGTGGCATAGGCAAGCTGCTGACAAGGCTGGGGCTACGCGGCTTCATATTCATAATAGTCCTTATCCTTGGCCTCACGAGCAGCATAATCTCGGTAATAGTTGCGGCAGTAATATACTCCGAGATAATGGCTGCCCTTCCTCTCCCTAGGTCGAAGAAGGTAGAGATCACAGTCCTAGCAGCGTTCGCGCTAGGTATGGGGGCTGCCCTTACTCCCCTCGGAGAGCCCTTGGCAACAATAGCTGTACACAAGCTCGCAGGCCCACCCTACCATGCTGGCTTCGACTTCCTCTTGAAAACCCTCGGCGACCTCATAATACCCGGCGTGGTAGTGGTATCACTCTATACGGCGATAAGGGCTGGGAAAGGGTTCTCAGAGAAGATAAGCACTGACTTATTCGATAAACTCGAGTATGGCGAGACGCTGAGAAGCGTCGTGATGAGGGCTGTAAGGGTCTACATCTTCGTAGCAGCACTCGAGCTCCTGGGAACAGGATTCACGCCTCTCGTCGAGTGGTACTTCTCGAAGATACCGGCCTACATACTATACTGGGTTAACATGATATCAGCAGTTGTTGATAACGCGACACTGACAGCAGCAGAGATAGGCCCATACCTAACAATAGACCAGATAAGAGCAGCACTAATAGGCCTCCTAATCTCAGGAGGTATGCTGATACCGGGCAATATTCCAAACATTGTTGCTGCTGCAAGGCTCCGCATAACATCAAAGGAGTGGGCTCGCATAGGTGTCCCATTTGGCTTAGCGCTCCTAATGGTATACTTCATAGCACTAGCTATCATGGGTGCCTTCTAA
- a CDS encoding DUF4405 domain-containing protein: MAASSQKLWTAYLVADLILVALLVGGSWAIVYFLAWIPLQEEGGISQFFKLLSEMNLKSTLWWRDFLAVAFDILIILIGIFGTWWTLGHFAAFAREQGKWRRYYKSEEGKRDVWVLRFSLWQRIQHIWVMITFIFCAFTGFTMYLGNNPYWKMLYVSRESYVAIHVISGWLMGVVVLLHFGYYTTRFLIDLFSRSRKESIFEKWPIMTIWTWTFFKNIINRMLWTISPRLGKMPKVFKYDCEQLFEYWGVYWGMAVLGIPGAIMSVWGPQVLNGVFWITHVKEAVLAVTFILMVHISYAHLNPTIFPMDPTYIHGKMPLRRIKEEHPLWYEYLVKKGIVKEEGKA; this comes from the coding sequence TTGGCGGCTTCTAGTCAGAAGCTCTGGACAGCCTATCTAGTAGCAGACCTAATACTCGTGGCGCTGCTGGTTGGCGGCAGCTGGGCCATAGTGTACTTCCTTGCCTGGATACCGCTACAAGAAGAGGGTGGCATAAGCCAGTTCTTCAAGCTGTTGTCCGAGATGAACCTTAAGAGTACGCTTTGGTGGAGAGACTTCCTTGCAGTAGCTTTCGACATACTAATCATATTGATAGGCATATTTGGCACTTGGTGGACCCTAGGCCACTTCGCGGCCTTTGCGCGAGAGCAAGGCAAGTGGCGCCGCTACTATAAGAGTGAAGAAGGCAAGCGCGACGTATGGGTGCTGAGATTCTCATTATGGCAGAGAATACAACACATATGGGTAATGATAACATTCATATTCTGCGCGTTCACTGGCTTCACGATGTATCTCGGCAATAATCCGTACTGGAAGATGCTCTATGTGAGCAGGGAATCCTATGTGGCAATACATGTTATATCTGGATGGCTGATGGGTGTAGTAGTGCTGCTACACTTCGGCTACTACACCACAAGGTTCCTGATTGACCTCTTCTCGAGATCCAGAAAGGAGAGCATTTTCGAGAAATGGCCGATAATGACTATATGGACGTGGACATTCTTCAAGAACATAATTAATAGGATGCTCTGGACAATATCGCCGCGCCTCGGCAAGATGCCGAAGGTGTTCAAGTATGACTGTGAGCAGCTCTTCGAGTACTGGGGCGTCTACTGGGGTATGGCTGTGCTTGGCATACCTGGCGCCATTATGAGCGTCTGGGGTCCCCAGGTGCTGAACGGTGTATTCTGGATAACTCATGTCAAAGAAGCTGTGCTAGCAGTAACATTCATACTGATGGTGCACATATCGTACGCACATCTGAACCCGACGATATTCCCGATGGATCCGACGTACATCCATGGCAAAATGCCTTTGCGCCGCATAAAGGAGGAGCATCCGCTCTGGTACGAGTACTTAGTGAAGAAGGGTATTGTGAAGGAGGAGGGGAAGGCTTGA
- a CDS encoding hydrogenase maturation nickel metallochaperone HypA/HybF — translation MHETSIALSILAAVEEVFNETPGAKRVSKIKLRIGMLSLIDVEALSFALKVASRGTPAENAEIEYTIDPPVFRCNRCGHTWSISEEELQRLVEKYGLQSAMHLHPDIITRFFKCPRCGSTDIEIEKGRGVIIESVEIETENE, via the coding sequence TTGCACGAGACAAGTATTGCTCTCAGCATACTTGCCGCGGTAGAGGAGGTCTTCAACGAGACGCCTGGCGCGAAGAGGGTTTCAAAGATAAAGCTTAGGATAGGAATGCTCAGCCTAATCGATGTCGAAGCCCTTAGCTTTGCCCTAAAGGTTGCTTCACGCGGAACGCCTGCCGAGAATGCGGAGATAGAGTACACTATAGATCCGCCAGTGTTTCGGTGCAATCGCTGTGGCCACACGTGGAGCATAAGCGAGGAAGAGCTGCAACGACTTGTGGAAAAATATGGTCTACAGTCGGCTATGCATCTGCACCCGGACATAATTACAAGGTTCTTCAAGTGCCCTCGCTGCGGTTCGACTGACATAGAGATAGAGAAGGGGCGCGGGGTAATAATAGAGAGCGTTGAAATAGAAACCGAGAACGAGTAG
- a CDS encoding MoaD/ThiS family protein: MAIKVRILGDGEKQVEYREGVRVVDVLRELGLLENEYVVVRRGKVVAEDTVLEDGDELVLYPVVSGG; the protein is encoded by the coding sequence ATGGCTATAAAGGTGAGGATACTAGGGGATGGCGAGAAACAAGTAGAGTATCGTGAAGGTGTGAGGGTTGTTGATGTTCTTAGAGAGCTCGGGCTGCTTGAGAACGAGTACGTTGTTGTGCGTAGGGGAAAGGTTGTAGCAGAGGACACTGTCCTGGAGGATGGTGACGAGCTAGTACTGTACCCGGTGGTGTCGGGTGGCTAA